From Armatimonadota bacterium:
GGAACGCTCGACCAGGTTGAGAATAGCCAAGTTTCCGCACTGGAACAAGCCATCCTCAAGCATGTGCACGAGAAGTACCCAGACGTGGTCGAGACACTCAAGTCCACAAAGTCCATGTCAGGAGACATCGAAGACAAACTCAAAAAGGCTTACGACGAAGCCCTGAGCAATTTCAAGGGCTAATTAACCACTTCTTGGACCGGGTCCACCATTAACCCGGTCCAGACTAATCTAGATTTATGGCAAACCTGAAGCAGATCCGGGCGAGAATCCGAACGTCAAAGAACATTCGGCAAATCACACGAGCCATGAAGCTCGTGGCAGCTGCACGTCTCAAAAAGGCGCAGGACCGAGTGACAGAGGCACGTCCCTACAGCGAGAAGATGCGAGAGCTCATGCTCAGCCTTTCTTCCGGGGGAGATTTGCCAACGCATCCACTGCTCGAAAAGCGCAGCGGAACCAAAACCTGCCTTATCATGATCTCAGCCGATCGCGGACTCGCGGGAAGCTACAACACAAACCTGATCCGAAAGGCGTTCGACTGGCTTAAGGAAGGCGGAAACACCTCTGACGTGTTCACCGTCGGAAAGAAGGGCCTCCAGTTCTTCGGCAAGCGCGGCTACCACATCGCAGGATCGCACACCGTTCCGACAGCCGGAGCGCAGTACGACGACGCCGTCACCGTTTGCAAGTTCGCCAGAGAAAAGTTTGAATCCGGCGAATACGACCGAATTTTCATCTGCTACAGCAAGTTCTACTCGCCGATCCGACAGGTGCCGCAGATTGTCCAGATTCTGCCAATCGAGCCGCCAGTCACCGACGAAGAACCCACCGCCAGCAAATCCTACACGTTCGAACCAGACGCCGCTTCCCTCCTCGGGACGCTGTTGCCGAAGTACCTCATGAACCAGGTCTTCCAAGCTATGCTCGAGTCCACAGCCTCAGAGCACGGAAGCCGAATGACCGCCATGACAAGCGCCACGGATAACGCAGGCAAAATGATTGAGAGCCTCACGCTCAAGGCAAACCGCGAGCGACAAGCCAACATCACCAAGGAAATCTTGGAAGTGGTCGGCGGAGCAGAAGCCTTAAACGGCTAATCTTGCGATCAGATCACAAAAAGCCAGGCCAAACGGCCTGGCTTTTTTGGTAACCGCACCCACCGCAAACCGTCAAATTTGTGTGAGAACCAGAGGGGTACCGGTTCGATTTTTTGTCCTGCCAATTCTTGGCGGGTTGGCGTTACTTTCAGGGTGCGGCGGGAGCGCGGCGTGGGGCAGAAACCAGCTCGCCACGGTAGAGATCAACTCCGCGGCCATCGAAGATCTCGATCTCATCGTCGTCCCAAACGAAGGCGGGCCAGACGCAACAGTCGCGTGTAGCGAGAGCTACATCGGGTTTGATTGCGGGCGGCTCATCGGACCAGATTTCACCCAAATCAGGTTCACCACAAGCTCCCAGGCCTCCCAACATCCCTACCGAGTGTATGTCCGAAACAACGGATCACGCACCCGCCGAGTCTGGCTAGATGTCTATTTCGACAACAAACCAAACTACTCCTACGGGTTCGATGTCTACGCGGGCGAGACCCGGTGGGCCGCCGTCGTCCGCAGAAACAACGCCGGAATCCGCTAAGGTCCTAGGTCTTTTTCCTCAAGCCGCCACAACCGTTGTAAAACAAATGTTACGAGTTGGCACTCGTGGGAGTGGTCCGGCAGAGGGGTTTGCCGGGCTCACGATTTACGGCGGCCATCGCCACCTCGGCGGTCGATGTCCTCGTCCACCTCGTCCTTCATATACCGCTCAAAAAGCTCGTGATCGCTCAGCGGTTTTGGCGCGGGCCGGGTGATCTTCTTCGGTTCGGTGGCCTTCTTCAGCCGTTCCAAATCCCGCAGTGGCTGGTGAGAAAGCGGCCGATTTCCGCCCTTTTCCATCCGAATTCCGTGGTCGGCCAGATGCTGCTGGACGACGTGCGCGAGCTCCCCAAGCCGCCCAAATCGCCGGTCGGTTGGCGTCAACAGCTTCAAATCCACCCGAAAAAGGCCGTGATCTAGCACCAAAAACGACTTCGAATCCACCGCCAAAGCCCGGTTGGATGACCGCACCGAAGTCAGAGGGTACACAAAAGCGTCGACATCGTTGTGGTACGCCAGCACAACATACCGCTGGAATTTGCCGCTGAATTTTTCCAGCGAGGTCCCCTTCGCGACGCAGTGGCAAACCACTCCATCAGCCAACATTGGGGGTGTCCTTCAGCTTCCAAAGGTACAGGCTGGCATAGCTGCGGACCGGCGCCCAAACCGCCGCCCGCTCCAAAATCTGCTTCGGTTTTGGGCGTTCCGCCAGGCCGTCCAGCCGCCGAATCCCCTCCTGAATCCCGAGGTCGCCGGCAGGCATCACGT
This genomic window contains:
- the atpG gene encoding ATP synthase F1 subunit gamma, which encodes MANLKQIRARIRTSKNIRQITRAMKLVAAARLKKAQDRVTEARPYSEKMRELMLSLSSGGDLPTHPLLEKRSGTKTCLIMISADRGLAGSYNTNLIRKAFDWLKEGGNTSDVFTVGKKGLQFFGKRGYHIAGSHTVPTAGAQYDDAVTVCKFAREKFESGEYDRIFICYSKFYSPIRQVPQIVQILPIEPPVTDEEPTASKSYTFEPDAASLLGTLLPKYLMNQVFQAMLESTASEHGSRMTAMTSATDNAGKMIESLTLKANRERQANITKEILEVVGGAEALNG